The Zymobacter palmae DNA window GCACGCGGTGAAATCGAAATCGGCGAGCTACCGGACGGCCCTGCTAAACATTTCTGCAAACCTGCCGTCGCGATATCTACTTCCCACGCATCCATCTCAAACGCATTCCCCCCAAGCGATGCAGTGGCGTCCGTATACAGCAGCGCGCCGTACTGATGACACAGCGCACCGATTTCGGCCAGTGGCTGACACATAGTGGTCGACGTATCGCCCTGAACCAACGCCAGCACCTTGGGTCGCGTTTCGCGCAGCATCGCTTCAATCGCATCAGGCGTGAACACCTGCCCCCACTCGATATCACGGCGAATGACTTCGGCCTGACAGCGCTCAGCAATCTCACACAGCAGCAACCCGAAGCGCCCGAACACCGGCACCAGCACGCGGTCACCCGGCTCAATCAGCGACACCAACGCGGCCTCGATCCCCGCCCGGGAGGTGCCATCCACCAGCAGCGTAGCCTCGTTTTGAGTGCGGAACACGTCGCGGTACAACGCCATGGTCTGATTCATGTAGTCCGTCATGACCGGGTCGTACTGGCCGATCAGCGGTGATGACATTGCGCGTAATACACGAGGATCAGCGTTGATCGGACCGGGCCCCATCAGCAGGCGATGAGGAGGATTGACGGTAGACAGCAGCGTACGGCTCATGAAACACACACTCCTTTTTATTGTTCAGTAAACGTCATCGTTCCGGAAAACACGGGGATTCAGAAACGACAGAACAGCAGTGCCCCTCAAGGAGCACTGCCGTCTATACAACGTACGGCACAGCGGCTATTACAGCGCGCCTCCAAGCCGCTGTTGCCGCAGATTTCTTGCCAATAGCGCATATATTCCAGCTGCGGTCAGCGCACCGGCAATCAGCGAGAAGTGATGTAGATCACCGAAATAAGGCGCGAAGTTAAGTCCTAGTGATACCACGGACGCAATTACCAATGCACCGATAGCACTCGGATTGACGCCCTTGCGGTACCAGTAAGGCCGGTGGGTCTGCATGCTGAACAGTGCATCAATGTCCACCCGGCGATGCTGCACGTGATAGTAATCCACCAACAACACGCCATAGATCGGGCCGATGACCGCAGCCAGCGCCTCGACCGTATAGTGAATCAGTTCGGGGTTGG harbors:
- a CDS encoding pyridoxal-phosphate-dependent aminotransferase family protein; the protein is MSRTLLSTVNPPHRLLMGPGPINADPRVLRAMSSPLIGQYDPVMTDYMNQTMALYRDVFRTQNEATLLVDGTSRAGIEAALVSLIEPGDRVLVPVFGRFGLLLCEIAERCQAEVIRRDIEWGQVFTPDAIEAMLRETRPKVLALVQGDTSTTMCQPLAEIGALCHQYGALLYTDATASLGGNAFEMDAWEVDIATAGLQKCLAGPSGSSPISISPRAVEVIRQRASIEAGLRGDADAAIAVNHIRSNYFDLGMILDYWGPSRLNHHTEATSMLYGAHECARLLVEEGIEAAVDRHQLHGDAMVQGLKGLGLSLFGDLDHKMNNVVGVYIPDGVPGEAVRQTLLNDYAIEIGTSFGPLHGKIWRIGTMGYNARKDTVLTTLAVLEQVLRQARARVVAGGGVGGANEVYAQGGRG